tattttttgaagcaaaataatatgagtaacaatgaaacaattcaaagtaaaagatggataataaaactcactatccaGCAAAAGCAATAATctctaatatgagcaatataaaTTACAATCCACAAAAAATAGAAGAGCAAAGGCGAACGagactaggttttttttttttttaacagttgCTAAAAACCGGTTTTAAAATCGGTTTGGTTCCTGGACTCGTTTGAGCGGAAACCGGTTCCCGGACTGGTTTGAGCGGAAACCGGTTCCCGGACTTATTTTTCAAGTGGTTCGATCCGGATTTTGGGTAAATCCGATTCGGTTGCACAATCCCAAATGAACGTATGGAATTCCGATAAGTTGCATCGCTGAACGTCTTCAGAGTCTAGACGTCTCGATTTCTAGAGCTCTGGGATCTCCAAAAGTTCACGTGAGATTGACCCACCCCCATCATTTCGTTCAATCTTCGAAACTCGACAGATGTGAACTATTTGCTGAGGCTCGGAGTTGAATCCCTCATTTTTCCACCTTCGCGACTTTCTGCAGTCCCTGAACATCACAGAGCTTGCAGCACCCTTTAATGTTCAAATCTTTAAGGTTATCGAAGCCCGAGAGGTCTGGTAATGCTTCAATGGAACTACACCCCTCCATATCCAAtttttccaagtttttcaatcttTCAAGGCCTTTAACTTCGACTAGATTCTGGCATTCGCAAATGCTTAATTGCTTCAGACGTGTTAATTGCGAAAGGTCCGGTCTTACAAGGGACTGACAGTCCCCTAACCGCAGCTCTTCCAAGTTTTTCAGTTTGTTAAGGCCTCGAACTTGAACTGTATCATCCGCCACAGGACAAAGAGCATCATCTGACTTAGAGAACATTCTCAACCACAAGGATCTCAAAGACTCTAGATGTTCAAGGCCGTAGAGGTTGGACAACTTCCCGCATCTTGATACAGTTAATTGTGCTAAGTATTTTAATGCTTCAGGACCCTTGATTTCTGTCAGCTCGCTGCACGAATCAATAGTTAATTTTGTTAAGAATTCCAAATTTGACAAACTCGGtaactctttcaactcatcaCAATCTTGGACAAAAAGCTCCAATATTCCTGAGGGAAGCTCCAGCATGGATTCCAGCGATCGGCAACCCACGACGCCGAGCCTTTTTAGGAGGATTAGATGAGAAAGTTGAGGCAATGTGCGATGCAGACAAGTGACTCCCAAAGCAATTAAACATGCAGGAAGCTCTGGCAGCGACTGAAGTTTGTCACAACTTATTAGATCGAAGTGTTGCAGAGAAGGCAGCTTACTGAAGCTTTGTGCGAGCAATTGCAAAATCTTGCACTCGTGCAAATCAAGTTTCTCAAGACGAGAGAGCTTATCGATTGCGTCGGGGAAGCCAGAAATACCTGTGGATACTAATCGAAGGATCTTCAGTGAAGCCAACCCATCTATTTCAATTTTCCCTCCCATACTCGCGCTATTGGTGGCATCTAATTCTTCCAGTTTGGCCAACTTTCTAATAGTACTAGGTAAACTACtcaatttattattaaaagCAATATGCAAGCTTTTCAAGTTTTTCAAGTTTCCAATGGATTCAGGTAATTTGCGATTGCCTGAACATGACAAATCCAATTCAGTCAATTGTTCCAACTTCCCGGTTGAATTGGGGATATGTTGGAGAGAATAATCAGATCAGAAATCTTTTGAGAACCTCATTCTGCCGCATGACAAGCGCTGCAATTTTACGAGGGATCCAATGCTCTCTGGAAGTCTAAATAACCCAATGCAATCACTCAAGTCAAGGGCCGACAAATTCACCGGATGGCTAATTGAGTCGGGAAGTCCAAACAATAATATGCAAGTGTTGGCATTAAGCACCTCCAGCTTCTTCAAAGAACCTATCCATGGAGGAATTTCCTTAATAGAAGTCCTGCTTATGTGAAGTTCCTTCAGTTCTTCCAACTGGCCCATTTCATGGGGTAGCTCTTGGAGTTTCCAACATCCCAGCAAATCCAAGAAAACCAGGCCCTTGGCTTCTCCAATAGAAGGGTGAATTTGCTCCAGATTTACGCATCCATTGAGGGTTAGTATCTCTAAATTTCGGAAAGCTGAGATATCAGGCGTAACTTTTAAACAACGGCAACATGCAAGACATAGAACTTTCAACTGCTTCGCCACCTGCAAGACAAAATGATGGATAACTTTTCACTAAGAGCAAGTCACtagaaacaaaagacaaaatgacATGCTCCTTCTGACCTTGAGATGATTCCAACCTTCCCAAAGCTCTGAAATGTCACTTTTTGCTAAATTAAGTATGACTACTTTCTCCAGACTAAAACTAGCCGGCACGAATGCTGGATATCCAATCCACACAAGGCATCGTAACTTAGGAAGCAAGCCTTTGGAATCTCCAATCAGCTTCGCACCATCCACTGCAAGGACCCTTAAGTTGGGTAGCATCCCAAATTGTTCAGTTGTCGATTCACTCTGCGAGCAGTTTCCCAAAAGACTAAGGGCCTGAACGCGATCATTTTGAATTCACTTCACAAATGTTGCATCAAATCAGCTAACAAAATTTTATCATGtatgtgatttttctttttcttttttttttgcaatagcTCGTTTCAAGGGAGAAAAAACCACGATTGGTACAACGAATAACAAATTAGAATCAATCAATACTAACATCAAGTGCACATGTAACCACCAAGCAGCGGGGAGTTTACTGTTCAAACCAaaagctttcttcttcttttttcaattcgaTAGAAAATGTCTACCATGTATAAATGCTAAGCACATCCCTTCCTAATCACATAAAGGAAATAACATACGGAGAGCAATCGCGGTTGTAGGGTCTAATAATTCATTCCAATCAATAGATTTCATGTCAAAATAGAGTAGAACAACAATAAAGGTTACAATTACCTTATTTCTCTGAAGTATTTCCAAGGCTTCCTCATGGACCCACAGCCTACTTCGATTCATAACCGCATCGTAATCTTCTTGACGAACAATTTCCCTACCAAGATCTCTCAGTTGGTCATACATTCTCAACTTTACATCGTCTCCAAGTTTTATTAGTGACATAAAACACAATGTTTCAATCCCCATCCCGGGAAGAAAATTACAGGCATCCCACATATAAGACAAAAATCTTGAATCTTGTCCAATGCAAAAACAAGtgatatccaaaaatatatgcTTTTCCTCATAGCttaaagtgtcataacttatccTCGGCTTCTCTTGCACTTTCAAATGTGGTACATTCCATAACTTCTTTAACGCATCTTCCCAAAATGCTTTGTTTCACCCATACGTAAAGAACCTACAACCTCGAGAGCTAAGGGAAGCCCTCCAGTAGTGGATACGAcatcacgagagagagagactcaaatTCACACGGAGGAGAATCCTTCAGAAAGGCATGTCTACTAAACAAGATCAAGGACTTATCCTTAGCAATTTCTTTGAGTTCGTACTTTCAATTCACCCCAGCATCATCAAGAACAGACTTTATTCTTGTGGTAATTATTATCTTACTTCCCATCTCAAACTAGTCATGTTTCCGAACCAAagctttgatttgattgttatcaTCTATATCATCTAGAAGAATCAGGACTTTCTTATATTTAAATCTAGATTCATAATCCCGATTCCTTCATTTCTAGTGGACACTCGATCATCCATTTTTTGTAGATCAAATATTAATTGATTCTGCAAATATGATATGCCTTTGCGCCATGAGGATTCACAAATATCTGCAATGAAACTACAATGCTAAAATTGTTCGGAGAGTCATTGTAGACGATCTTGGCTAAAGTTGTCTTACCAATACCTCCTATTCCATAAATACTGACAGTTTGCGTAGCACTAGAGTCGTCATCCAGCAATCTCAAAATATCCTCCACAGCATTATTGATTCTGATAAGTTGTTTGGTAACAACCAGCCAAAAGGCCTTCTTTAACTCGCTCAATACTTTTCTTACGACCATTTTCATCAATTCTCCTTCATGGCCATTCATAAAGCATTCGAGCTAAAATGCATTAGAAGAACAATCATATCATGTTATGTCTCTCATTATCACCACGCTACATAATATAAGAGTAGAAAACGCAAAAACAATATGAGAAACACACAAATGTATAGCTTCCTCCACAAGCAAGATCCTGTTGAAAGAAAGTAAACAAGGCTTTGACAGAAAATGAAATACCCGTCAGCTATTCTCTCTGATTCCCAGCCCTTTAGGGAGGCGACCTCTTGGAGTGCTTGTTTCCATTTCACGACATCTTCCCCAGAATACTTCTCACTTAAATGGGAGAACGCCCCTACAAAGCTCCCTTTTGGTTTTGCACATGGGTTGGTTCAACCCGGTAAAATGTGGGCAAGACAACGCCCGACGCTCTTCAAGCACTCCGTAATCTGAATGAGCTCTGAAGGCACCATTTGCTCGAAGTGTAGTTCGGAAAGAGAATCGGGATCGAGATCTTACTATTCTTAATGGCCTGGAGAAGGTTGGTGCCGATATCCTCACCTTCTCGAAGCTCGTTGTTGTCTTTGAACACGCAGATTCCAGCATCAACGTGGCCGTTGTAGAGGTGACCCACGAATGCCTTGCGAGTATCCTTACCACTAAAATTCAAGAACATGTCGTAGTTGTCACTCCCCGCCGAAGCAGTGGACGAACTAGACGCGCCGGCATAATCTGCTTTTGGAAGTGTGCTCTTCTTGTTGCTTCTGACAAAATTGCGTGCGAGCACAGAGAGAAGAATCAACACAACCAacactgcaaaaaaaaaaagcccaaacgCTACTGGATCatgcttcatttttatttcaccGACAAATCTTGAACCGATCTCCTGGTCAATAGCAAAGATTGAAATGCCTCTGTTCGTTTGCCCAACAAGATGACCATGGAGAGCTGAGTTTTTGGTGCTCTATGCTTCAAGATAAGTTGATGAAAAATCAACCGTGCCCTTTCTTTTGGGTATGTGAGATTTATGGCCTATATGGCAACCATTTcgatccaaaaaagtgattttgattaaaatgactttttggtTTCGTTTCCCtggataagttttagaaaatcagaacgTGTTTAGTAACTacttaaaatttctattcctggaacagaaacacgtttgataactacataaaatttttgtttctcaaaacaactgctctttccaatttttttcatttaagtcaaataattacgtagttactttgtaaaatttcattctacatttcgaattaattgaaaattaattcatattgattttctcttatataacatattgcatattgaaatataaaaataaatatcaataatCATCATgagtcattttcgccatttattgTGGGGTTTCATCGAACTCTTTTAAGCGAGCGAACAACCGATACAACCGACACCTTCGTTTCTACAAGGAAAATGCAATGCCCCGCCATGCATTGTGTGCGTTTTTTGTTCTAGGAAATCAAACCTCTGTCTTAATTCGTCGAAAACTTAAGAACGAAagcttgctaagtgttcacgatggttatttttgtctttttccaaaaaattttaaaactagactaagtctaaagtacataaacctaggAAAATCACAACCGATGAAATCAAGTGTATAATCAAGGAATcataaaattgataaatcacatcataaaatcttaatgaagccctaagggcttagagaaatatGTTTCGAGTTTAATTGCATagaagtttatgatttttcaaaaaaaaagtacaaaatctatgaaatctagggaatctaggcccaaatttatgaaaatgaggtcaaaatagcctaatctaagcttctccaatttttagggattttttttaaaattttcttattttttagaatttttccaaatttttttatttttttttttatttttcatgtaatattttattatcttatatatttttctttgaaaatgagatctcGTTCTGTTTTAGgtcgaggaaaaattgagagaactaaaaaagaaaagtaagagatgtgagactttatTCTATTTGTGATTCTGAAAGTTGATTCCTTTTTTCggaaccaaattttttttttttttttgttcttgtttttgctttaaaactgtttttgggaacaaaattagaatcaGAATCGGAATCATTTATGTTATCATACaggattctcatttttttattagttctGGGAAACATAATCAGAGAACcaaaatggttaccatgcggGCCCTTAATCGCCGATGGGGCGCACCCGCTTTGATCATAAAATCTATCGAGAATCATCTTGTTCCACCTCAGCGAGATTGCCACTCCATTAACACTTGACACACGTCAACAAGACCCCAAATTCATCAATCAAGTTCAAGTACTAACCTCTATGCCGTACGCAGTTTTAAAATACGCTGTAAATGAAGGATACGTGGTTAGTGGTGGTATAAATAATTGAGCTCTCAAATGATTATAGTCATTATCATATGACATCTACGT
The sequence above is drawn from the Rhodamnia argentea isolate NSW1041297 chromosome 9, ASM2092103v1, whole genome shotgun sequence genome and encodes:
- the LOC125316644 gene encoding putative adenylate cyclase regulatory protein, translated to MGGKIEIDGLASLKILRLVSTGISGFPDAIDKLSRLEKLDLHECKILQLLAQSFSKLPSLQHFDLISCDKLQSLPELPACLIALGVTCLHRTLPQLSHLILLKRLGVVGCRSLESMLELPSGILELFVQDCDELKELPSLSNLEFLTKLTIDSCSELTEIKGPEALKYLAQLTVSRCGKLSNLYGLEHLESLRSLWLRMFSKSDDALCPVADDTVQVRGLNKLKNLEELRLGDCQSLVRPDLSQLTRLKQLSICECQNLVEVKGLERLKNLEKLDMEGCSSIEALPDLSGFDNLKDLNIKGCCKLCDVQGLQKVAKVEK